In the Deinococcus ficus genome, one interval contains:
- a CDS encoding M4 family metallopeptidase, whose protein sequence is MSIQPRRAGLLALMTVTLLSACGQPQPGPSLTVQGGAGKPPTGQSTAAARVFMPNPLQTTGDQTLSDQKDSAAAVPASAYYPVTLTNLDGSGYLRGDWAQVITETGTPVYGSGPFNFTRDQDEFEQVMAYYWVTEGQKYLQSLGFGSELGAVNRQQQLIKVSQQGIDNSYMWDKHNWLRFGKGGVDDAEDGEVILHEYGHAIHASQVPGFGTSVEAGAIGEAFGDYFAMTVGYAVSQREGAPMNAPLGCIMDWDATSYTTATPHCLRRVDTDRHYPEDLTGRIHTDGMIWSCALFDIWTALGARTADRIIINAQFRFTPDTTFAAAAEATVATAQDMYGRAAAGTVRRAFESRGIL, encoded by the coding sequence ATGTCAATTCAGCCGCGCCGCGCGGGCCTGCTGGCCCTCATGACCGTGACCCTGCTCAGCGCCTGCGGACAGCCGCAGCCCGGCCCCAGCTTGACCGTGCAGGGCGGCGCCGGCAAACCCCCCACCGGGCAGAGCACGGCCGCCGCGCGGGTGTTCATGCCCAACCCCCTCCAGACGACCGGAGACCAGACCCTCAGCGACCAGAAGGACAGCGCCGCGGCCGTGCCCGCCAGCGCCTACTACCCGGTCACCCTCACGAACCTGGACGGCAGCGGGTATCTCCGCGGCGACTGGGCGCAGGTGATCACCGAGACCGGCACGCCCGTGTACGGCAGTGGCCCGTTCAACTTCACGCGCGATCAGGACGAGTTCGAGCAGGTCATGGCCTACTACTGGGTGACCGAGGGCCAGAAGTACCTCCAGAGCCTCGGGTTCGGCAGCGAGCTGGGCGCCGTGAACCGCCAGCAGCAGCTCATCAAGGTCAGCCAGCAGGGCATCGACAACAGCTACATGTGGGACAAGCACAACTGGCTGCGCTTCGGGAAGGGCGGCGTGGACGACGCCGAGGACGGCGAGGTGATCCTGCACGAGTACGGGCACGCCATCCACGCCTCGCAGGTGCCGGGCTTCGGGACCAGCGTGGAGGCCGGCGCGATCGGGGAGGCGTTCGGGGACTACTTCGCCATGACCGTCGGGTACGCCGTCTCCCAGCGCGAGGGCGCGCCCATGAACGCCCCGCTGGGCTGCATCATGGACTGGGACGCCACCAGCTACACGACCGCCACGCCCCACTGCCTGCGCCGGGTGGACACCGACCGCCACTACCCGGAGGACCTCACCGGCCGCATTCACACGGACGGCATGATCTGGTCCTGCGCGCTGTTCGATATCTGGACTGCCCTGGGGGCCCGCACCGCCGACCGGATCATCATCAACGCCCAGTTCCGCTTCACGCCCGACACGACCTTCGCGGCCGCCGCGGAGGCCACCGTCGCCACCGCGCAGGACATGTACGGCCGGGCCGCGGCTGGCACGGTCCGCCGCGCCTTCGAGTCCCGCGGCATCCTTTAA
- a CDS encoding PIG-L deacetylase family protein, translating into MRIMAVFAHPDDEIGCAATLAKHAARGDEVMLVWTTLGELASQFGDATHEEVTRVRREHGAWVAEQIGAFHHFFDMGDSRMTGSRAEALQLARLYAQFRPNAVITWSDDHPHPDHRMTAKIAYDAITLARIPKIVNESGAPEAMPPAPDMEGGDTVTSGEDVRRLEAWREPVRFYQYFSQASPYPEVLVDVTDTLDTGERVVRYYHDFYQWTWTPEHYREMHAQMGRLGGVRYAERFNLKVAHPPAVGYLR; encoded by the coding sequence ATGCGAATCATGGCCGTGTTTGCCCACCCGGATGACGAGATCGGCTGCGCCGCCACCCTGGCGAAACACGCCGCGCGCGGCGACGAGGTGATGCTCGTGTGGACCACACTGGGAGAACTTGCCAGCCAGTTCGGCGACGCCACGCACGAGGAGGTCACCCGCGTGCGCCGCGAGCACGGCGCCTGGGTGGCCGAACAGATCGGCGCCTTCCATCACTTCTTCGACATGGGGGACAGCCGCATGACCGGCAGCCGCGCCGAGGCGCTGCAACTGGCGCGGCTGTACGCACAGTTCCGCCCGAACGCCGTGATCACCTGGAGTGACGACCACCCCCACCCGGACCACCGCATGACCGCAAAGATCGCCTACGACGCGATCACCCTGGCGCGCATTCCGAAGATCGTGAACGAGTCAGGCGCCCCGGAGGCCATGCCCCCCGCCCCGGACATGGAAGGCGGGGACACCGTAACCAGCGGAGAGGACGTGCGGCGCCTGGAGGCGTGGCGGGAGCCAGTGCGGTTCTACCAGTACTTCTCACAGGCGAGCCCGTACCCGGAAGTGCTGGTGGACGTGACCGACACCCTGGACACCGGGGAGCGCGTGGTGCGGTACTATCACGACTTCTACCAGTGGACCTGGACGCCGGAACACTACCGCGAGATGCACGCGCAGATGGGGCGCCTGGGCGGCGTGCGCTACGCGGAGCGGTTCAACCTGAAGGTCGCGCACCCGCCTGCCGTGGGTTACCTGCGCTGA
- a CDS encoding formate--tetrahydrofolate ligase: protein MSLLKVKLPSDLEIASQAPLVPIADIARAAGIPEEHLEPYGRFVAKVNVKARGDLARQPRGKYVVVTAVTPTPLGEGKTATSVGLAQGIAKIGKRSMLALRQPSMGPTFGIKGGAAGAGYAQVIPMESLNLHLTGDFHAVTAAHNLLAAMVDNHIYQGNALNLDPQTVAWRRVMDVNDRALRNVIVGLGEAADGVPRQTGFDITAASEVMVILMLATGLKDLRGRLGRIVVGYTRSGEAVTAEQLRAAGAMAVILKDAINPNLMQTLEHTPALIHAGPFGNIATGNSSVLACQLGIHAAEYLITEAGFGADMGFERFVNVKCRVSGMQPDAAVLVVTVRALKMNSGRHRVVPGRPLPPAMLEENPADVLAGADNLRAHIAIVRSVGVSPVVAINAFPGDHDSEHEVIRQIAREAGARVAVYRGVAGGGEGARELAQAVVEAADEPQDFRYTYDLALPLKAKIEAVATKIYGADGVDYTPEASRALKNFEALGYGEFPVVIAKTHLSISSNPKLRGAPKGWRLPVREVRLAAGAGYVYAICGDMRTMPGLPSHPAAENIDLDEDGNVTGLF from the coding sequence ATGTCCCTGCTCAAGGTGAAGCTGCCCAGTGACCTGGAAATCGCCAGTCAGGCCCCCCTCGTGCCCATCGCGGACATCGCCCGGGCCGCCGGCATTCCCGAGGAGCACCTGGAACCGTACGGCCGCTTCGTCGCCAAGGTGAACGTGAAGGCCCGCGGCGACCTCGCCCGGCAGCCGCGCGGGAAGTACGTGGTCGTCACCGCCGTGACCCCCACGCCCCTCGGGGAGGGCAAGACCGCCACCAGCGTGGGCCTCGCGCAGGGCATCGCGAAGATCGGGAAGAGGAGCATGCTGGCCCTGCGCCAGCCCAGCATGGGCCCCACCTTCGGCATCAAGGGCGGCGCGGCCGGCGCGGGCTACGCGCAGGTGATTCCCATGGAGTCCCTGAACCTGCACCTGACCGGCGACTTCCACGCCGTGACCGCCGCGCACAACCTGCTGGCCGCCATGGTGGACAACCACATCTACCAGGGCAACGCCCTGAACCTGGACCCGCAGACGGTCGCGTGGCGCCGGGTGATGGACGTGAACGACCGCGCCCTGCGCAACGTCATCGTGGGCCTCGGCGAGGCCGCCGACGGCGTCCCCCGCCAAACCGGGTTTGACATCACGGCCGCCAGCGAGGTCATGGTGATCCTGATGCTCGCCACCGGCCTGAAGGACCTCCGCGGGCGCCTGGGCCGCATCGTGGTCGGCTACACCCGCAGCGGCGAGGCCGTGACGGCCGAACAGCTCCGGGCCGCCGGCGCGATGGCGGTCATCCTGAAAGACGCCATCAACCCCAACCTGATGCAGACCCTGGAGCACACCCCGGCCCTGATCCACGCCGGGCCGTTCGGGAACATCGCCACCGGGAACAGCAGCGTGCTCGCCTGCCAGCTCGGCATTCACGCCGCCGAATACCTGATCACCGAGGCCGGCTTCGGCGCGGACATGGGCTTCGAACGCTTCGTGAACGTCAAGTGCCGCGTGTCCGGCATGCAGCCCGACGCGGCCGTGCTGGTCGTCACGGTCCGCGCCCTGAAGATGAACAGCGGACGGCACCGGGTGGTGCCCGGCAGGCCCCTGCCGCCCGCCATGCTGGAGGAGAACCCCGCGGACGTGCTGGCCGGCGCCGACAACCTCCGCGCGCACATCGCGATCGTGCGCAGCGTGGGCGTGTCCCCGGTCGTCGCCATCAACGCCTTCCCCGGCGACCACGACTCCGAGCACGAGGTCATCCGGCAGATCGCCCGCGAGGCCGGCGCCCGCGTGGCCGTGTACCGTGGTGTGGCCGGCGGCGGCGAGGGCGCCCGCGAACTCGCGCAGGCCGTCGTGGAGGCCGCCGACGAACCCCAGGACTTCCGGTACACCTACGACCTGGCCCTGCCCCTCAAGGCCAAGATCGAGGCGGTCGCCACGAAGATCTACGGCGCAGACGGCGTGGACTACACCCCGGAAGCCAGCCGGGCCCTGAAAAACTTCGAGGCGCTCGGGTACGGCGAGTTCCCCGTGGTGATCGCCAAGACGCACCTGAGCATCTCCAGCAACCCCAAACTGCGCGGCGCTCCGAAAGGTTGGCGCCTGCCGGTCCGCGAGGTGCGGCTGGCGGCCGGGGCCGGGTACGTGTACGCCATCTGCGGCGACATGCGCACCATGCCGGGCCTGCCCAGCCACCCCGCCGCCGAGAACATCGACCTGGACGAGGACGGCAACGTGACCGGGCTGTTCTGA
- a CDS encoding DinB family protein, producing the protein MQATPPEATEFPPHYARYVALVGTDDLLAALTGGPDALEALLAGGPPTLGDVSYAPGKWTVKQVLGHLCDSERVFAYRLMRAARGDGTPLPGYDDEAWAAAWDVSGLSVPELLGEFRAVRTASVQLVRHLNGAAWDRTVTANGGVFTVRALAYLIAGHERHHRALLRERYLPG; encoded by the coding sequence ATGCAAGCGACCCCTCCTGAAGCGACCGAGTTTCCCCCGCACTACGCGCGGTACGTGGCCCTGGTGGGCACGGACGACCTGCTGGCGGCCCTGACCGGTGGCCCGGACGCCCTGGAGGCGCTGCTGGCCGGCGGGCCGCCGACCCTGGGCGACGTCTCCTACGCCCCAGGCAAATGGACCGTGAAGCAGGTGCTGGGGCACCTCTGCGACAGCGAGCGCGTGTTCGCCTACCGCCTGATGCGCGCGGCCCGTGGGGACGGCACGCCGCTGCCCGGGTACGACGACGAGGCCTGGGCAGCGGCGTGGGACGTGTCCGGCCTGAGCGTGCCGGAGCTGCTGGGCGAGTTCCGGGCGGTGCGGACCGCATCGGTGCAGCTGGTGCGGCACCTGAACGGGGCCGCGTGGGACCGCACGGTGACCGCCAACGGGGGCGTGTTCACGGTGCGGGCGCTGGCGTACCTGATCGCCGGGCACGAGCGGCACCACCGCGCCCTGCTGCGCGAACGGTACCTCCCCGGCTGA
- a CDS encoding sensor histidine kinase — protein sequence MPHTIVIPPAKVLIVDDQDSKRLALAAALEPLGQEIVMVASGREALRQLLNDDFAVILLDVRMPDMDGFETASLIRARKQSEKTPIIFVTAHDRAEADMVGGYSIGAVDFIYSPIQPEILRAKVQVFVDLHRHALTVQAHERRLRELEARQAQHELSKLSGAIEQSADPVVITDRDGRIEYVNAAFTAVSGFTREEAAGQPLDLLESGEHPEGFRAQLWATIRRGEVYRGEFVNRRKDGTLYHEERTITPIQSDAGEITHFVSTGKDVTERKRMEAELQALNAHLEDRVRERTAQLRDMNEELEAYAYSISHDLRTPLRHILSFADLLERRTVNDLPADAKKHLKYIQTGALRMSHLIDGLLDFARTGRHDLKPQALNLNTLVQEVIADLERDPDAPPTRWNVEPLPTVQADLVSLRQVVTNLLTNAVKYSRDAQGGPQIRIWADDCGGDHRIHVQDNGIGFNMEYRHKLFNVFQRLHTHDEFDGHGVGLAHVKRIIVRHGGQVTAQGEEGRGATFSFTLPQQRLLTEEELDHVTAEGDAAQPEPAHAEP from the coding sequence ATGCCGCACACCATCGTCATTCCGCCCGCCAAGGTCCTGATCGTGGACGACCAGGACAGCAAACGCCTGGCCCTGGCCGCGGCCCTGGAACCGCTCGGGCAGGAGATCGTGATGGTCGCCTCAGGCCGCGAGGCGCTGCGGCAGCTGCTGAACGACGACTTCGCGGTGATCCTGCTGGACGTGCGCATGCCGGACATGGACGGCTTCGAGACGGCCAGCCTGATCCGCGCGCGCAAGCAGTCGGAGAAGACGCCCATCATCTTCGTGACCGCGCACGACCGCGCCGAGGCGGACATGGTGGGCGGGTACAGCATCGGCGCGGTGGACTTCATCTACTCCCCCATCCAGCCGGAGATCCTGCGGGCCAAGGTGCAGGTGTTCGTGGACCTGCACCGTCACGCCCTGACCGTGCAGGCGCACGAACGCCGGCTGCGGGAACTGGAGGCCCGGCAGGCGCAGCACGAGCTGAGCAAACTGTCGGGCGCCATCGAGCAGTCTGCGGACCCGGTGGTCATCACCGACCGGGACGGCCGGATCGAGTACGTGAACGCCGCCTTCACGGCCGTGAGCGGTTTCACGCGGGAGGAAGCGGCCGGGCAGCCTCTGGACCTGCTGGAGTCCGGCGAGCACCCGGAGGGCTTCCGCGCGCAGCTGTGGGCGACCATCCGGCGCGGCGAGGTGTACCGCGGGGAGTTCGTGAACCGCCGCAAGGACGGCACGCTGTACCACGAAGAGCGCACCATCACGCCCATCCAGAGTGACGCCGGGGAGATCACGCACTTCGTGTCCACCGGCAAGGACGTCACCGAACGCAAGCGCATGGAGGCCGAACTCCAGGCGCTGAACGCCCACCTGGAAGACCGCGTGCGCGAGCGCACCGCGCAGCTGCGCGACATGAACGAGGAACTCGAGGCGTACGCCTACTCCATCAGTCACGACCTGCGCACGCCGCTGCGGCACATCCTGAGCTTCGCGGACCTGCTGGAGCGCCGCACCGTGAACGACCTGCCGGCCGACGCGAAAAAACACCTGAAGTACATCCAGACCGGCGCGCTGCGCATGTCCCACCTGATCGACGGGCTGCTGGACTTCGCCCGCACGGGCCGGCACGACCTCAAACCGCAGGCCCTGAACCTGAACACGCTGGTGCAGGAGGTCATCGCGGACCTGGAACGCGACCCGGACGCCCCGCCCACCCGCTGGAACGTGGAACCCCTTCCGACCGTGCAGGCGGACCTGGTCAGCCTGCGGCAGGTGGTCACGAACCTGCTCACGAACGCCGTGAAGTACTCCCGGGACGCGCAGGGCGGGCCGCAGATCCGCATCTGGGCGGACGACTGCGGCGGCGACCACCGCATTCACGTGCAGGACAACGGCATCGGGTTCAACATGGAGTACCGCCACAAGCTGTTCAACGTGTTCCAGCGCCTGCACACCCACGACGAGTTCGACGGGCACGGCGTGGGGCTCGCGCACGTCAAGCGCATCATCGTCCGGCACGGCGGTCAGGTCACCGCGCAGGGCGAGGAGGGCCGCGGTGCGACCTTCAGCTTCACGCTGCCGCAACAGCGCCTCCTGACCGAGGAGGAACTGGACCACGTGACCGCGGAGGGCGACGCCGCCCAGCCTGAACCGGCCCACGCCGAGCCGTAA
- a CDS encoding CheR family methyltransferase codes for MSSPRPLAPHAPEAVEDIELSLLLEGVYRLSGHDFRQYTAATIRRRVQHAVAVEGLGTISELQNRVLHDPAAMTRLRETLSINVTEMFRDPSFFRALREQVLPVLRTHPFIRVWHAGCSTGEEVYSLAILLHEAGLLDRARLYATDMHAPALQAARQGIYPLEKIAAYERNYREAGGTANFSEYFTTQYDHALVRADLRQNIIWGQHNLATDSSFNEFHLILCRNVLIYFTKPLQEQVKALLWHSLVPFGVLGLGLHESMEFSEHAPRFETLNLSDKLYRRIG; via the coding sequence ATGAGCAGTCCGCGCCCGCTGGCCCCGCACGCCCCCGAGGCGGTGGAGGACATCGAACTGTCTCTGCTGCTCGAAGGCGTGTACCGCCTGTCCGGGCACGACTTCCGGCAGTACACGGCCGCCACCATCCGGAGACGGGTGCAGCACGCCGTGGCGGTGGAGGGGCTGGGCACCATCAGCGAGTTGCAGAACCGGGTGCTGCACGACCCGGCCGCCATGACCCGCCTGCGCGAGACGCTGAGCATCAACGTGACCGAGATGTTCCGCGACCCGAGTTTCTTCCGGGCGCTGCGGGAGCAGGTGCTGCCGGTGCTGCGCACGCACCCGTTCATCCGGGTGTGGCACGCCGGGTGCTCGACGGGTGAGGAGGTGTACTCCCTGGCGATCCTGCTGCACGAGGCCGGGCTGCTGGACCGCGCGCGGCTGTACGCCACGGACATGCACGCCCCGGCGCTCCAGGCGGCCCGGCAGGGCATCTACCCGCTGGAGAAGATCGCGGCGTACGAACGCAACTACCGCGAAGCGGGCGGCACGGCGAACTTCAGCGAGTACTTCACCACGCAGTACGACCACGCGCTCGTCCGCGCGGACCTGCGGCAGAACATCATCTGGGGCCAGCACAACCTGGCGACCGACAGCAGCTTCAACGAGTTCCACCTGATCCTGTGCCGGAACGTGCTGATCTACTTCACCAAGCCCCTCCAGGAGCAGGTCAAGGCGCTGCTGTGGCACAGCCTGGTGCCGTTCGGGGTGCTGGGCCTGGGCCTGCACGAGAGCATGGAGTTCAGCGAGCACGCGCCCCGCTTCGAGACCCTGAACCTGTCGGACAAGCTGTACCGGAGGATCGGCTGA